A window of the Deltaproteobacteria bacterium genome harbors these coding sequences:
- a CDS encoding adenylate/guanylate cyclase domain-containing protein, with translation MPEQLEKKSKKSISSHIRSSRKEITILFTDIEGSTQYWDKSGDIEGRLMVDRHNRLLFPVIKKFRGTIIKTIGDAIMASFKKPKKAVEAAIAMQQILEKERQSDDTFTLKIRIGIHTGSAIVEKNDVYGNVVNVAARIESQAGGSEILLSHSAYEMLKEKAGKFKRLKSFEAKGKRGKIRIYSCDWQSHSSLIADIKIKNLLPVAKRQKFELLLYLLLTISASYMVYIKYIRYFLMDHEPIAYAALNPAGLYEHPFLLILITCFFTIAISSILFLLLRRKRLPLPLLHFLKGCYGASALFILFYMLFSLLPLHKMLPLNINSHLNKVIHQSQYLLVEVIEQKTHIKNTPSLEGENIKEVKKGTLLLLVDIARKGNITWNKVPVKSKEYGWLPRIIPPEIGVPAKRISLTKKFYFRHIDLYTLIFPLLGFIWGIISFKIRPI, from the coding sequence ATGCCTGAACAATTAGAAAAAAAATCGAAAAAGAGCATTTCATCACATATCAGGTCCTCCCGCAAAGAGATAACCATTCTTTTTACCGACATTGAAGGCTCCACTCAATATTGGGATAAAAGCGGTGACATTGAAGGGAGGTTAATGGTAGACCGCCATAATCGTCTTCTATTTCCTGTCATTAAGAAATTCAGGGGAACCATTATCAAGACCATAGGAGACGCTATTATGGCCTCCTTCAAAAAGCCGAAAAAAGCAGTGGAAGCGGCCATCGCCATGCAGCAGATCCTTGAGAAAGAACGGCAAAGCGATGATACCTTCACGCTGAAAATAAGAATAGGCATTCATACGGGAAGTGCGATCGTTGAAAAAAATGACGTTTACGGAAACGTTGTCAACGTTGCCGCCAGAATAGAGAGTCAAGCCGGAGGCAGTGAAATTCTACTTTCACACAGCGCTTACGAAATGCTGAAAGAGAAGGCGGGCAAATTCAAACGTCTTAAGAGCTTTGAGGCAAAGGGGAAAAGGGGAAAGATCAGAATCTACAGTTGTGACTGGCAATCTCATTCCAGCCTGATAGCGGACATCAAAATCAAAAACCTCCTTCCCGTGGCAAAAAGGCAAAAATTTGAACTGCTGCTCTACCTCTTACTGACAATATCCGCCTCATACATGGTTTATATAAAATATATTCGTTATTTTCTTATGGATCATGAGCCTATCGCCTATGCAGCGCTCAATCCCGCCGGGCTGTATGAGCATCCCTTCTTATTAATCCTAATTACCTGTTTTTTTACCATTGCAATCTCGTCTATCCTGTTTTTACTGCTGAGGAGAAAAAGGCTCCCCCTGCCCCTATTGCATTTTCTAAAAGGCTGCTACGGCGCATCAGCGCTTTTCATTCTCTTTTATATGCTCTTTTCTCTCTTGCCTCTGCACAAAATGTTACCGCTAAATATCAACAGCCATTTAAATAAGGTCATCCATCAATCTCAATATCTTCTCGTTGAGGTCATCGAACAGAAGACTCATATAAAAAACACCCCTTCTCTTGAGGGGGAAAACATAAAAGAAGTAAAGAAAGGAACCCTGCTTCTCCTCGTCGATATTGCAAGAAAAGGGAATATTACCTGGAACAAGGTTCCCGTAAAAAGCAAGGAATACGGCTGGTTGCCCCGCATAATCCCGCCTGAGATCGGTGTGCCGGCCAAAAGGATTTCACTGACAAAAAAGTTTTACTTTCGTCATATTGACCTCTACACACTTATTTTCCCGCTCCTCGGTTTTATCTGGGGAATCATCAGTTTCAAAATCAGGCCCATCTAA
- a CDS encoding EAL domain-containing protein, translating into MKGTYWITSTIGIIIFVMAAVILTKNMINQSIEESLGRSYQPVLKDISRIYDKYGDKFGLSSKEFVLEIGEISKSSGADWIKIYRLDGTRLFPAEGKEETAPVSRNKHFRLAAAGAGSGHLLSFPSPFLFSGTKVEVNHFSLFMPIRSPGDGSVSGVLEAGRDVTYLVTMISRRVIQVLAFLIALLLFLHLLIFFIIKSHDSSNEKNKLQSRKYGFSFFKYYDGLTRLPNRIMFMENLLKVISAEREGEKLLGVMYVGIDRLKMINNSLGHDAGNRVILEIVKRLRECTRGRDSLSRMSGDEFAIICEGALTVQNMEMLAERIMKNVRKPVRYEERELVVTSSAGFALFTEEIDNAERLVENANIAMRNTKRLGGNRFEFYSGTMSPLTSEQLELQIGLWNAVEEKEFVIFYQPKVNTLTGEVIGMEALLRWNHPKMGLIPPSRFIPLLEETGLMVPVGDWMIFEACYQTKKWHDEGYGNLRVSVNLSMCQFISNSLVDNIKKTLEISGLQPSLLEIELTESLLADDVDRAVASLKELKALGVKLALDDFGTGYSSLSHLTRFPIDILKVDRAFIKDVTVSSESATLTTAIVALAKSLHLEIVAEGVETLDHFNFVKDLGCEEIQGYFFSGPVPSEGFKMTLKSIEGQAMAML; encoded by the coding sequence ATGAAAGGCACTTACTGGATTACCAGTACCATTGGAATCATTATATTTGTCATGGCGGCAGTTATCCTGACAAAAAATATGATCAACCAGTCTATTGAAGAGAGTCTGGGCAGATCCTATCAACCGGTTCTTAAGGATATTTCCCGTATTTACGATAAATATGGTGATAAATTTGGCCTGTCGTCAAAAGAATTTGTTCTTGAAATAGGAGAAATAAGTAAATCTTCAGGCGCTGACTGGATAAAGATTTACCGGCTTGATGGAACAAGACTGTTTCCCGCGGAGGGCAAGGAGGAAACCGCCCCTGTGAGCAGAAACAAGCATTTTCGTCTTGCTGCTGCCGGCGCCGGTTCGGGCCATCTGCTTTCTTTTCCCTCTCCCTTTCTTTTTTCCGGCACAAAGGTGGAAGTCAATCATTTTTCTCTCTTCATGCCTATCCGAAGCCCAGGGGACGGCTCTGTTAGTGGTGTGCTGGAAGCTGGCCGGGATGTTACTTATCTTGTAACCATGATTAGCAGGAGAGTGATACAGGTTCTTGCTTTTTTGATCGCCCTCCTTCTGTTCTTACATCTCCTGATTTTTTTCATTATCAAAAGTCATGACAGTTCAAATGAAAAAAATAAACTTCAATCAAGAAAGTATGGATTCAGTTTTTTCAAATATTACGATGGTTTGACCCGCCTTCCCAATCGGATCATGTTTATGGAGAACCTCTTAAAAGTAATTAGCGCTGAAAGGGAGGGTGAAAAGTTACTGGGAGTTATGTATGTGGGGATAGACAGGCTTAAAATGATTAACAACAGTCTCGGTCATGATGCAGGAAATAGGGTCATTCTTGAAATTGTAAAGCGTCTGAGGGAGTGCACCCGTGGGAGAGATAGCCTTTCGAGGATGAGTGGTGATGAATTTGCTATTATATGTGAAGGCGCTTTGACGGTGCAGAACATGGAGATGCTTGCCGAAAGAATCATGAAAAACGTTCGAAAACCTGTCAGGTACGAGGAAAGGGAACTTGTTGTTACCTCCAGCGCCGGTTTTGCCCTTTTTACGGAAGAAATCGACAATGCCGAAAGACTGGTGGAAAATGCAAATATTGCAATGAGAAATACCAAGAGGCTGGGGGGAAACAGGTTTGAATTCTATTCAGGAACCATGAGTCCTCTCACATCAGAGCAACTGGAACTTCAAATCGGCCTTTGGAATGCTGTAGAGGAAAAGGAATTTGTAATATTTTATCAGCCGAAAGTGAACACCCTTACGGGAGAAGTCATCGGCATGGAAGCCTTGCTCAGATGGAACCACCCTAAAATGGGGCTTATTCCCCCTTCAAGGTTTATCCCGCTTCTTGAAGAGACGGGGCTTATGGTGCCTGTTGGAGACTGGATGATTTTTGAGGCCTGTTACCAGACAAAAAAATGGCATGATGAAGGGTATGGTAATTTAAGAGTTTCCGTTAATCTTTCCATGTGTCAGTTTATTTCCAACAGTCTTGTCGATAATATAAAAAAAACATTGGAAATCAGCGGATTGCAGCCTTCGTTACTGGAGATCGAGTTGACGGAGAGCCTCCTTGCAGATGATGTGGACAGGGCGGTAGCATCACTCAAGGAACTCAAAGCGCTGGGTGTTAAACTCGCTCTCGATGATTTTGGAACAGGGTACTCCTCTCTCAGCCATCTTACCCGTTTCCCTATAGATATTCTTAAGGTGGACAGGGCATTTATTAAAGATGTGACTGTCAGCAGCGAGAGCGCCACCCTGACGACTGCTATTGTTGCGCTTGCAAAAAGCCTTCATCTGGAAATTGTTGCCGAAGGTGTGGAAACATTGGATCATTTTAACTTTGTAAAAGATTTGGGTTGTGAAGAAATACAGGGTTATTTTTTCAGCGGGCCTGTCCCTTCGGAGGGCTTTAAAATGACCTTGAAAAGCATTGAAGGGCAGGCTATGGCAATGCTTTGA